The Ovis aries strain OAR_USU_Benz2616 breed Rambouillet chromosome 2, ARS-UI_Ramb_v3.0, whole genome shotgun sequence nucleotide sequence TAGCTCCTGCAAAATGTattgaaataaaacaaagtagTTGGCTGTTCAATACTGCCAGGTAACGTGCCAGCCAGGCTGATGGAATGCTTTTCTTTCAGTTGCTTGTTTAAACAAACTTGAATTCCAGAGCAGTCTGCTTACCTAAGTTACAGATGCTAggttcagattttatttttaactggagtagaatttctttacaatgttgttagtttctgctggtACTACAACATCAGCCATAGGTAGACATACATCCCACCCCGTCCCTCTAatttcatcacagagcactgagctgagctcccacGCTATACAGCAGCCTCCCaccatctattttacacaagcTAGTGTGTATAGGTCAGTGCTACTCTGTCTCGctctctccttccctgcctcgtgtccgcaagtctgttctctgcgtctctattcctgccctgccaataggttcatcagtaccatttttctagattgcataTTTGAAGATTCATCTGGCATTCAATCTGAGCtgatttctcctcttttccttggATCTCCCTCAGGTAGATAACATTTGATATATGCTTTTTTAATCCACTTGATTGTGCTTTTCTTAAATTTGAATTCCAAACAATTAAATGGGGTCAGATTATTTCTTAAACTTGTTGAGAAATTGAAATGTTTGAAATCAGGTTCAGGGAAAGCCTGTTCTAAATTGGCATCATATTCTTTTTTGAATCTCAGCCTGAGACTTTGATTCTGTGCAGCCAGTCATCTTTTTCATCAGAATTGTCTGGTATATATCATCTTGAGTTGCAGATTGAGCTGGCAGACCGCACAGCTGTTAATGGGGGTGTATCACTGACAGCTCTTTCGGCAACAATGGGCATGTCCTGTGGCTGTGCTATTCAGTCCAGCACCTACCAGCCACATCTGGCTGTTGAGCCAGAGCAACCGAGGGATGGATTTGTAAATTGTgtttaattaaaattcatttaaatgtaaaCTGCTATATGTGACTAAGAGTATTGTATTGAACAATACAGACCTATACAAGAAAATCTGGCATAGATTGGATTCTAGAGAATAGTATGTTAACATTTAgcttgttgattttttaaaaatgttttcatcttgCTCTTTTTTTGTTATACTAAGAGTactgtttctgtgtttttgtcTATCCTTCTTTCACTCTATACTTCCTTCCTATGCAGTCTTATTCAGTCCTAAGGTCTAAAATACGATCCTTAATTAGGTGATCCTATATCATAGCCAACATCTAGATCTTTCATCTGAATTCACCTTGTTCTCTTGATAGCTCTTAGCAGCATAGTAGCAGGCCCCGTTGAACCTGAAGGCAAAAAGAACCAGCTTGACTGAAGGTATAAACCTATTATAAGTAcagttatttaacttttaaaatattgttactGTCACCTAAGATGAggatctttttcctttgtttcagttaGCATGTGACTACACATGAGTTCTTTATTTAAACAGTAGAAAGCCTCCCTTTATCTGATTGCAAAGACTAATCAGGATGACTATTGGGGCAGCTGCTAACCCTCTATCCTATAAAGGTTATGTGCAGTCACCCTTTTCTCTAACCATCATCCCCAGGGACTTAGCCAGAATCCCTGTCCCATCTGTCACTCTGTGATCTCAAGGGAAATTTGAAAGCAGCTACCAGTCGTGGTGGTTACACTGCTGTATATAGATCTGTTAAAACTCACTGAATTGTATACATAATTGGGGGGTTAAAAGCAATTCCTTACTCTAAGAATGTTAATGTTAGGCAGTTACATGATACAATTTAATTATTAAGTAAAATCCCTTTCTCTGTTTAAAAATCTGAGTCTTCCTCACCCCCATGCCTTTCATTATTGTTCATGGATTGTGGTAAAAccattaagtcactcagtcgtgtctgactctcttgcgatgccatggactgtagcccaccaggctcctctgtccatcagattctccaggcaagaatactggagtgagttgccatgccctcctccaggggatcttcccagacccagggatccaactcacatctcctgcatttgcaggcaggttcttgaccactagcgccacctgggaagccccaaagagatGTTTAACTAAATCACTtggctgtatacctgaaactaacacaacatggtatGTCAGCTAtgtgtgttttagtcactaagtcatctgacttttgtgaccccatggactgtaagtcTGCCAGGCtgatctgtccatgggattttccaggcaagaatactggagtgggttgccatttccttctccaaaatcaactagactccaatataaatttttagaaaaagaataaagattatCTCAGGTCCCAGAAATCAGTTTCTGATGCTCAGACCCTATGAGTTTGTCAGTGGAGCTGCTTCCATTCAAGCCCCATattcccagggaagcccataaaattgTTTATATACATTCTGgattttaaatgcttaaaattcaAAAGGGACATGCTTCATCATTGACCTTTGTTTATATATAATTTGTGGTGGTCACCCTGAGTAAGCATCAACTAGAGAGAAAAAATACAGATAGAAGAAAATATGGCTTTCTCCTAAAACTTATGAAAGTTTTCCAGAAATAACTGAGTTTTATTCTATAGGAACCTTTTCCTGATATGCCCCAGGAACCATTTTAAGAAGGAACAAATAAGCCCTTTAATCTGTTAGTTCCATGAATTCTGTTTGTGTCCTGCAGAATTGTGACCTGTCTGGGTGTGACCTTCAAGAAGCCAACCTGAGGGGTTCCAACGTGAAGGGCGCCATCTTTGAAGAGATGCTGACGCCACTACACATGTCACAGAGCGTCAGATGAGAGGCCTGGAGGGAGGAAGTTGCCGAAGACGACAAAAGTTATCACTCTTCTTTCCCCACCCACTCGGTTACCTAGAAGAAATAACACtgtaagggaattaaaaaaacatttagagGATTATGCTTGTTCTCAGAGGTGCATAAGGGGGAAAAAGTGACTTTTTCCCCCCACATTCTGATTTTTAACAGAGAAGCACTCCTTCAGTAGATTTAGGGAAGCTAGATTAGATTGCTGCCTTTGGAGTGGAGTAGGGGGATTGGCCTGGTGGCCTTGCAACCAGGAATAAATAGTATctattatatttgcttttaaataggCATGATGTTGAAATACCATCTGGGTTTGAAATGCATTTGAGgattttaatttatgaaaagCACAACATATGCAATTATATTTATTGACTCTCTAGATGCAGTATGGATATTTAAATTGTTGAACTTTACAATTTTGCAGAAGTTGTTCAGGTTTCTAAATAGCTTTAGTGGGGCCTCTCCTACTTTGAATACCTGTCGCACCGTGTGAAGATGGTAAGATCAGACTCCCCAAGGCTCTCTTTTCAGgttcattttaagaattttttttaaagtacaaagcAGTAGCTAAATTAAAGAAACCCTGTTACTGATTGAGATAAAGTGGCAGGAAAGAGACATCATATATACATCATTGTCAGCTAAATTTGCAGTGGAACTCTCTGGATGGTGAACAGTTTACCTACAGCTTTTAACTGAGGTTTTCAACTTGCAAGTTCCACTCCATGCCAGCCCAGGCAATTTTATGTATTTACACTACTTGCTTAGCTTCCTCCCTGTATAGTCAAAACAAGCATAGGAAGAGAGTTGAAAACCAAAAACCGAAGGTGCATAATTAACATTCATTGAACTCAAATGCCAGATAAACAGGGCCAGCTTGGAAATAGGTGTGAAATCCAAACGCACTGCCATCAAAgctataaaatatgaatgaatatGGCAGATTCATCTTTCAGAAGTCAACAGAACTGTAGCTCTGACCCTACAGTGGGGAGCAAAGAATTTTAAACTGACAGTTTGACTATAGTTATCAAAAAgcttaaatagaaataaagatatttgGCTGGTTCCAAGATGGACTACCAGTTCAGTCAGCACCTTGGTTCTTATAGTTCTGGTGTGTTGTAGTTTAATACATTTTAGCCTGGCTTCCTCGAGTCACTTGCTCTGCAGGGGCAGGGCCTGAACTTCCTTACCAGTAACTGGTGTGTCCTTATGTCAACCCCAAGAGCAGGGATGTAAGCTGTGTCCAAATGGGTTCTGAATTCTCCAGACTCATCCATGTGAGGCAAGGAATCGTTAAAAACCACTTTGTCTCCTGTGGGAGAATGACATGTCTTCAGTATTCACATAGCTTATTCTTCTATACATATGCAAAGCTTTCCTCAACAGTAAAGGGTACATATGCATAAGTGGGAGGAGACAGACCTTTACAGGCGAAGGAAAGCAACTtcagaaatgaattattttctttgctttattatttttaccgAGACAGAGAAGTATTGTATTGAGAGATAATCTATTTTCATAATCAATATGTgcctaaattatatttaaatcattTCACTCTGTACTATATTTTCAATAATTAGAGAATGTGTTGTTCATCCACTTAAAGGTACCTCTGTAGACATAACCTAAACCTGCAGAAGACTCTGAAAGATCCAAACACAGTATGCTTAGAAAATGCAGATTTTGGATCTAATGTGTCCTGCATTAATAAACGATGTGAAATGTTGAAAAGGCGTTTCTTGTcttgctttgaaaattaaaactttcCAAGTTTACTTAATTTCTTCAGTATACGTTTAAGACCAGCCCAGAGGTCTgtgtgaaaaagaagaaagtgctTTTAAACTTATTTCTTGAAGCATGATTATTTTATGATCCTCCTCTTAAAATCTACCACGCTAACAACACAGACATTTCCTTAATGCTGAACAAAAAAGGCTGTCTTCCAGTAACTCATGTGTGTTATTCTTCAGCTGGTGAACATTTTTACCTGTTAGCTTTGTTAGGTTTCTGAAATACATTGTCCCTAAAGTGTTCTTGCTTGACAACCAGGAGAAAGAAGTTTAAGCAGGAAGGAACATTTCAAAACTCCCATTAACCCTTGCAGTGAAACATGATTGTACACATAGGTTTAAAACACAGATgtttggggaggggtgggaaagtCTAGAAAAGGGTTTTAAACTAGATAAGCTAATGATCTACATTGAGAAAACTTGTACTCATGTTTAGAGCAACATGTATTATGCTGTAATAGTCTTTTAGCTATAATTTCAAAGcaatgaaatatatattcattttcttaaaaagtttacCATCATAAATCAAGACTTGGGGGTATTTTCTCCAAGTGTTCATTTTATGAACTGGCAATAAATCTACTCCTAGTCAACTTTAAATCATCTTTAATATATGAAAAACCctaatagtttttttaaatctccaagGAAATATTGTCTTTAAAAGGTACAACTCTACAAGGAAAAGCAGTTATTATTTTTCACAAAGTACCTTATGCAAGGATTAATTATCTGAAACCCTGTCACAACCTTAGATATGTCAGCAGGAGTTCATGAGTCCTTCCTGCTGAGATTTTACATTAGGACAAAGAAGGTTTCCATCTGTCATTCAGCAAGATTGTGTGTGttatattcattcactcagttgtgtctgactttgtgacctcatggactcctctgtccatgggctacccaggcaagaatattggagtgggttgccatttactcctccgggggatcttcccgagccagggatcaaactcacatcttttgcgtctcctgcattgggaggtagattctttaccactagctctaccTACTAAATCATTATTGTTACATTTTAGTAATTTTGAGGtgctttttttaaatgctaaaagcAGCCATTTTCCCTTTATAgagccatattttaaaatttagcagaTTTATAAATTTAGGGGGGAAAAAGTGTATAACTGTAAAATTCGATTACTTAAATCCTATTTACTAAATTCAGCTTCATGGCAAATTGAGTTGTCGTTGGAACTGTGACAAGGATCAGTTTGTCACCAAACCTCCACATTCCACTAATTGTATATTTGTTTGATACCCGATTTGGTGCTGTAGAAAGAAACAAGTTTGGCCTTTGCCCTTGAGATCTATGACAGTGCTAAGGCAGGCTTCAAGGGCATGACGTATAGTGAAGGAATTCACAGACCATGTGGCTGCATTCATCTaaaaatttcaaagcatttttcaAAGACTGAATGTCAGTTGGCTACCAGTAATCCAGGGAAGCTTAAGCAGGGATAAAAGATTAACATGACAAGGGTCAAAGTCTCAACTCCCCTTTCATTAGTCTCAACCAAAGACATATCTGCTTCAGCAATACTGTTACAAGCACATCACAACTTAAACAGCATCCATCGTTCAAACAAAATGGACTCTTGTTGAAAACCAGCCTCTCATTACCTTCTTAGGGAGATGAGGTTCCAGTCCTCCATGTCAGAATGGTGCTTAAATTATTCAAAGTGTCTAAATGAGATAAAAAGTTAATcacttattattttctaattcCCCCTAGATTTGCAATTAAAGTTCATCCTCTTCTCTACCCTATCACAGATCTGACAACCTCCACAGAGGTGTCTGGGCAAAGAAGTTTATTTGGGTGGACCAACATTGCTTGTTACGCCAAAATCCTTGCAGATGTAATTATTTCCAGAGGACATTGGGCAATAGCTGACTGATCTAGCATCCTACTCAAGGAGAAATTTCCAATCTTAACTCTAAAGTGAATACACATCCAGTTATTTTGAAACAATTTACTGCTTAGCGTAGCGAATGTAACAGACCTTCATCCAACTGGACATGAAGATTTAATTCTGAGTCAGTTAAAACACATCTTTGatgcagaaaaggaaacagatcTAATCAGGTTAAAAGGTCCTtacctttcattcattcattccaatcTATTGAATGCTGACTAAATGCTGGGACGACTTAATAGATGTTTAAATAAGATGTGATCGTAGAGTATCATGACTTACTGGGGTAAATTAGGAGAAGATAATCATgtattcaaataaatataataaagagtaatggttctctttttaaaatggttttactGTGTAAATATAACGTCCAGCAGCTCACTTCTGGGTTGGAATGTCTATCTCTGAAATTTAGATCATGAGATCTGCTTTGCAGGGCTGTAATAATGAGCAAGGTTAGCCTCATTCACATAGCATATTATTTCTCATCTTTGTACTCCCATGACCTTTAGCATAGGGATTTGTGTCTTTTAACTCAATAACCATCTACTGAAATGAGCTGAACCTCTGGCTGGCTATTTTTGCACTTAGCACATTCAAACTGCAACATTTCTCCTTACCTTTTTGATACTGTAGAAGGCTTGTAAGAAAGACAATGTGGTATATACAggatggaatactacttagccaaaaaaaagaatggaataatactgtttgcagcaacatggatggacctagagattatcatactaagtaaaccAGACAAACATCATAGGCTGTTGTTTCTGTGTGAGATCTCAAAACATGATACAGATGAACGTATTTACAAAACTGAACTAGAATCCAAGACATAGAAGACACGCTTAGGGTTACCAGAGGAAAAAGGTGGGGGATAAATGAGTGTGGGATCAGCAGATGatacacattgctatatataaaacataaacaacaaggacatactgtatagcacagggaactacgctcaatattttgtaataacctataagggaaaagcacctgaagaagaatatatattttttgtgcatgtgtatacacacacacacacacacacatacacatatgggctttcctggtagctcagctggtaaagaattcacctgcagtgaaggagacctgggttcgatccctgggttgggaagatccctggaagagggcaaggcaacctattccagtattctggcctggagaatccccatggacagggcagcctagtgggctacaatccacagggtcacagagtcagacaactgagtaagcacatacatacatatttatgtatgtataattgaatcactttgctgtacacctgaaattaacacaacattgtaagtcaacaatactccaatttttaaaaataaagagacttCCCCCCTGTGGTCCAGCAGTTgagattccacacttccactggagagggtgtgagttcgatccctggttggggaattaagatcctggaTGATGGGGCCAAAAAGGTTAAATAGACCTGCTGTATACACAAGGAACTCTACCcaatactctgtgatgacctataaGGGAGGAGAGTTGGGAGAGAGAGcgggtatatgtatgtgtgtggctggttccctttgctgtgcaacagaAGGTAACACAGCCTTGTCGatcaactatactctgataaaaattttaaaaaataataaatagtcaAAGAAGAAACCTGGAGGGTAGAAGACTAGGGGATTTCCAAACTCCTACCATCTACTTTAGCGATTCTGTATGGGTTTGGGACAGTACCAATACTCACTTCTTATAACTCAGCTCATTTTACACATGGGGAATCTAAGGGCTGAGACCTGCTCCTATACATCCTGACTATACCATTACTATTACATGGGCTCCTCTGTGAGTTTCCATGTGTGCCATTTAGCATGACTTAGTCTAAGACAGCTATTTTCCTTGAACTCTTGATTGGCCTGTCAGTTTCCTCAAGGGAATTCTACATAGCTAGATTTTAATCTCTGAATTGTGGCCTTGACTATAAAAGTCTTCGGTGAGATTTTAATGGCCAAGATTTAACTAAATTTAACAGATACACCAGTGGGTGTTCCAATTATATACACCATTAAGGGCTTGATGTGAGGCTTTAAgaaattactatttaaaaaaaaacaacaaatcatAGTCCATGTGCAATGCAGTTTGCCAGTGGGGAAGATTTCAGTGTCTTGGAAAAGCTTCATATAAAAAGGAAGCTAGAAAAATGAACAGTCAGATTCAACACACTTCAAAGGAAGCTTGAGATTTGGGGGACTCTCTGCTCTCAAACAGGTAAAATGCTTTGTATTTCTAAAACTTTTGTTTAGACTGCATGCTATTGTCTGTCTATAGGGCATTTTATACCCTAAGGGCTTAAGGCCAGGTGTGGTGTCTAAAGAAGCCTTGACCTTCTTGGTCCTTGTCACCTCCAGCCACAGAGCTCCAGCCTGTGGGGAACTGCAAGAGCTCATCAACCAATATTTGGTTCTGTCTTTAGCTTCTTCCCCACCAATGGAAATTTAATCTGTAAGAATTCCACATGTCATCAGATGGCTGAAGGCTTCTGTGGCCAGGGAGGCAGCTGGTCTGGGACTCGGAGCTTTGAAAGGTGTGAGGTCTTCTCTCATACTCACAGATGGTCCAGTCAGCGGCCATGTGGAAGACCAAAGGACACACACTCAGCAAAACACAATTAGCACCATAGAGTAACCATTTAATGTCAAGCAACTTTTATTAACCAGAGACTTCTAGTCGGAGCCACTTTTCAGAGCAGATGGCCCAGTTTTCTTTATCTCAGGAAAGAATCTCAATCACAGGGGGAGAAAGTACTAAGGCAAAAAGTGAATTTGATAAAGGTGGAATCCTGAGGTTTGgataaccaaataaataataaaaatcagaatagTTTAGTTCTGAAAAGTACTCAACATGTTAGTTTAAAGGACTGGCTTTGTCTCCAAGGCAGGAAAGTACCTATATGTGAAAACTGTAGATCACTCCCACTTTCATCTTCTGCTGGGTGAGTGACCCCAGTGTTAGGCTTTTCACCAAAGAGGTCTTTGCTTAACCCAGTCTGGGTCTATTTTTATCACTGTGTTGATATTCCTCAGAATGGAGCTGACTCCCAAACTTCTAGCTGGACTAATCCTGCTGACTTTCTGTGTGGTGGGTTGCTCTGGTCAACACTGGTCCTATGGGCTGCGCCCTGGAGGAAAGAGAAATGCTGAGAATGTGATTGATTCTTTCCAAGAGGTAAGTCCCTCTCAACTTCAAAATGAGACATGGCTTATGTGATCCAATTGAAGCTTATTAAAATCCTCTGTGTGCCCAAGTGTGCTATGGATTCTTGTCCCTGACACAGGTATTCCTGGGGAGATAAGGCACTTCCCAAGTCAAGCCCCATTCCTGCTTTAATTCAGAGGACCCATGGAACAAAGGACAGGAATGATTTCAGAGGAACAGGTGCAAAGGAGCAAGCTATAATCTAAGGATACAGAATCGCCAAAAGACCTAGAAAcagtaaggcttcccaggtggctcagtggtaaagaatcatctgtctgtaatgcaggagacctggattccacctctgggtcatgaagatcccctggaggaggaaatggcaacccactccagtactcttgcctggagaatcctatggacagaggagcctggcaagctacagtccatggggttgcaaagagatggacatgactgaagtgacttagcacatgcacagtATGAAATAAGCCCAGAATCCTCTCCACAGACTATTTGGGAAGCAATTCTCTATTAACTATGACATATTTAGTAAAAACTAGAAAATTAGATCAATCCTAGTCATAACTATAagctcttgtatttttttttgtataccaTCTCCTTGTGAGGTTCAAAGGACTTCATTTTCATCAGCTCTAGGGAGAAAAATATTCTCTCTCCTTACTATGGCCTCCAGAGCTGCACACCAATCTATAAAAGTGTCTGACAGCATcccataaaaaaaaatttaaaaatcctacaTGTTGGAtgatgcagccattaaaaaaaaaaaaattaacattttttaaaaggagaactgaaaaaaataaagtccccaTCCCAACTCGAAACTTTCTCAGTCCCATAGTCCCCTGACTTCACCTTCCACACACAATTTTTGGTGGAAACGAAAAATCCCATTTCATTTCTTTACCTCCATCTTCAATAATCTTTATTCGCAGATAGCCAAAGAGGTCGATCAGCCAGTAGAACCTAAGTGCTGTGGGTGCATTGTTCACCAGTCCCATTCTCCTCTGAGGGACCTGAAAGAAGCTCTGGTGAGTTACAGTGTTAACAACTTGGAGCTTTAGAGATGGATGGGTCCTGGGTACCGCCTCTTTGGTCATCCTCTTAGGACAACTCCCTCTCAGCCCCTGCAGGGCTTACCTTCCTGACGGCCTGAATTCCTCTTGTACTGGGCCCTTGTCATTTCTTAACGCCCTTTTTCAGTGGTTACACAGTGCTAATGGCTGGaatcttatttcatttcttaaattgAAATCTCTTTGCAAACGGTGTCCACTAGTCTCAGCTCTGGCTTAGGAATGACTGACAAATTTCCTTCCATAGCTACGTGTCAGTGCTTCAAGTATATTCATCAAACTCTCTAGATTATTCTACTCTAGGCTAAATCACACTTCTCCACCAAATTCTTCAAGATTTCTTGGTATAACACAGTTTTCCCCAGGAAATGTAGAACAAAACTGGTACggtacagaattttctttttggattaaaaaaatccCCAACTGATCAACATACAATTCAGAGCTacagatttgatttctggttttctgATTGGACAAACCAGTTTCCAAATTTCCACCCTAAATGGAACCCTACTAACTCAATgtagggtttttatttttattttttaatatataaagagaCTTGAATATAGACATTGAATCCTGAATTCAATATTGATATTCTCTGAGCAATGTGGTCCACTTATTTGCAGCAGTTAGAAGGCATTACAGGCTTTACTgctgactcagatggtgaagaatccgtctgcagtgtgggagacctgagtttaatccctgagttgggaagatcccctggagaagggcatggcaacccactccagtattcttgcctggagaattctatggagaaAGCATGACAGATCATTTTCAGTTATGCCCAGGAACAGAGAAAGCCTGAATACATCACATCTGCAGATGAGTGACAGGACAAAGAAAAAGCggacagggacttctctggtggtccactggctaaggctccatgctcccaacccagagggcccaggttcaatgcctggtcagagaactagatcccacatgccgcaactaagaccaggtgcagccaaataaatttttaaaaataaatcagtaaaatgTAAAcaccactctttttttaaaaaaagtggacaaatatctttatttccttttttttttcaatcctacTTACCTCAtgataaaataaaagcaagctgTGACATTTTCTGACTATGACACTAGAAAGACAGAATTGAAGCAAAGACTGGCTTAATAATAGATGAACAAGTCAAAAGACAAACTTCTCTTTCACCTCTGTCCTCACACCCTATATTTAGAAACAATGTATTAATAGATCTTATGTTTATTTGATTTATAAAGCATGATCCAACTCTCTAGCATTTTTTAGTATGAAAAAACAaatgcatttattatttaaatatcaatatttttaaaatttaaatgtcaaaAAAAGTTGACATTCAGCTCAGAAAATCAACTTTGATGTATTTATTACTGACTTATTTTTCAGGAAAGTCTGATTGAAGAGGAAACTGGGCAGAGGAAAATATAAATCCACAGGACCAGAAAAACTGATAACACTGAAGTATAATTCTGATTTTGAAATCTTTGACCCATTTAACGTCTGTAAACTGTGTGAATTTCAGAAATTCTTACACAGGTTGCATGGATTTCATGATGGAAGTGCTTGTATTGGGAATAAAATGGCATAAATGTTAAGTTTTTCTCTAACTCAGAACTCTGGTGTGGGAGGGACATGGTAAGCCTCCATGCATACTAGTGTGTTAAGTCCCTGTAGTCCTGTCCAgctcattgtgaccc carries:
- the GNRH1 gene encoding progonadoliberin-1; the protein is MELTPKLLAGLILLTFCVVGCSGQHWSYGLRPGGKRNAENVIDSFQEIAKEVDQPVEPKCCGCIVHQSHSPLRDLKEALESLIEEETGQRKI